The bacterium genomic interval AAGTCGAGCGTCACCATGCCGCCCACCCACACCGCCACGGCAAGGATTCTGATCACCGCCGCCGCGTGGGTCACGATCGGCGGCCGCGTGCGGGTCAAGCCTTGGGCGGGACGGCCGGCCTCGCCGGTCCCGTCGCTCCTTCGGCCGAACCGACGAGCGCGGACCGCCGCACGGGGGTGAAATAGCGCCACCCGACGATCGCGAGGTAGCTCAGGTAGAGGACAACTTGGAGAAGCGACGGCGCGCTGATGTACCCGAGCACCGCCTGCAGGAGGCTCCCCATCGTCGACGTCTCCGGGACAGCCGCGCCGGTGTTCCACATGTGCGGAACGAGCGGAGGCACGAGACCCGCCTCCTGGAGTTCGCCGATGCCGCGAACGAACAGGCCCGCGCCGACGAGCAGCAGCAAGAGGCCGGTGACGTTGAAGAACGTGCGGAGGTTGAGACGATAGCTCCCTCGGTAAATGAGCGCTCCCAGTAACACCGCGCAGACGAGCCCAAGGACGGCGCCGGCAAGGGCCGGAAGCGCGGCGG includes:
- the efeU gene encoding iron uptake transporter permease EfeU encodes the protein MSAFVITLREGLEMSLIVGIILAYLARTGHRREFGAIWAGVAGAIGVSALAGGIILVTAGEFSGRGEQLFEALAMLTAVAVLTYMIFWMRRQAATMRTDLQSRLSDALRVGSSGALVVLTVASVGREGVETALFLFATARASAALPALAGAVLGLVCAVLLGALIYRGSYRLNLRTFFNVTGLLLLLVGAGLFVRGIGELQEAGLVPPLVPHMWNTGAAVPETSTMGSLLQAVLGYISAPSLLQVVLYLSYLAIVGWRYFTPVRRSALVGSAEGATGPARPAVPPKA